One window from the genome of Alnus glutinosa chromosome 13, dhAlnGlut1.1, whole genome shotgun sequence encodes:
- the LOC133854782 gene encoding putative receptor-like protein kinase At3g47110, which produces MTLMERRPFIPLLLAFILVQPCMLPLIQASITNFTDESALLAFKSKLSPGPNETVLAGDWSPRNNFCHWIGVSCSRGRQRVASLNLSYMGLEGTISPHIGNLSFLVSLDLSHNNFFDFVPHEINRLHRLRILRLSSNSLEGSIPPTLDSCLKLREIDLGRNRLVGSIPSSLGNLSSLQILNLGNNSLTGSLPFVIFNASSLTRVLLSRNYFSGTLPMDPCSRCPNLQRLYLSNNEFSGRLPSQMNYCRELAYLRLQQNKLDGSIPQSFGSLEKLKSLYLGGNNLTGTIPAILSNLTSLFEFAIESNNIKGSIPSDLWRLPNIMILELGGNNLTGPIPREIFNSSSLIVISLAYNSFFGNLPLDDEVLCPHLDTLIISANKISGRIPSHLSNCSQFIDLGLSGNLLSGPIPKSLGDLKYLRKLFLNGNQLREEPGDEKYSFLSSLSNCRFLEELRISYNPLDITIPDSIGNFSVSLNTIDAFQSQIKGHIPVGIGSLEGLITLDLGNNSLIGNIPATFGRLENLQRLSLDNNNIEGFIPEELCQLHKLGELSLSNNKIFGSIPNCIGNLSHLTKLNLSSNRLESSIPLNLWSLESISSLDLSMNSLVGYLSPNMKKADTIEHVDLSRNQIGGNIPRIIGAFESLRYLDLSMNSFEGNIPESFGNLRGLDVLNLSYNNLFGVIPKSLETLSYLKYLNVSFNELSGEIPLGGPFANFTAESFLGNRALCGNPTFKVPPCPTPGSKGSRAKQILLKYFLPIIASIVFFGALIYMLRRHRDSNMQVPSLLHTVPMLEHRMISYQELCRGTNNFCESNLLGSGGFGSVYKGILSDGIIVAAKVLNLQLVDAFKSFDTECEVLREIRHRNLVKVISTCSNPEFRALVLQYMSNGSLEKWLYSFNYCLNLLQRVNIMIDVASALDYLHHGNSESVVHCDLKPSNILLDEDMVAHVGDFGIAKILVKNKDVTQTKTLGTLGYIAPEYGSDGKVSIKGDIYSYGIILLEIITRKKPTNDMFAGGLTLRQWINASLPDNMMEVVDNGLLRIESGRDVIATRSILLSIMELGLRCSEELPDERIDIKEVLTKLSKIKLRLFENRNRGI; this is translated from the exons ATGACGCTAATGGAAAGAAGGCCATTCATTCCCCTGCTCTTGGCTTTTATTTTAGTACAGCCATGCATGCTTCCATTGATCCAAGCTTCCATCACCAACTTCACCGATGAATCAGCTCTCCTTGCCTTCAAATCTAAACTCAGTCCCGGTCCAAACGAAACCGTCTTGGCCGGCGACTGGTCCCCAAGAAACAACTTCTGCCACTGGATTGGTGTCTCATGTAGCCGAGGCAGGCAGAGAGTGGCATCTTTGAACCTCTCCTACATGGGTCTTGAAGGCACCATTTCTCCTCATATTGGTAACCTCTCCTTTCTGGTCTCCCTTGACCTCTCTCACAACAATTTCTTTGACTTTGTGCCCCACGAGATCAATCGTCTCCATCGCTTGAGAATACTCCGGCTGTCGTCCAACTCGTTGGAAGGTAGCATCCCCCCAACTCTTGACAGTTGCTTGAAGCTTCGAGAAATAGATCTTGGCAGGAACCGTCTTGTGGGTTCAATCCCATCTTCTCTCGGCAATTTGTCCTCGTTACAGATCTTGAATTTGGGAAACAACAGCCTTACTGGTTCACTTCCTTTTGTCATCTTTAATGCATCTTCTTTAACCAGAGTTCTTCTTTCTAGAAACTACTTCTCAGGAACTCTTCCAATGGATCCTTGCAGCCGCTGTCCTAATCTTCAAAGACTTTATCTTTCGAACAATGAGTTTAGTGGTCGACTTCCTTCACAGATGAATTACTGTAGAGAACTCGCATACTTGAGGCTTCAGCAGAACAAGCTTGATGGGAGTATTCCGCAAAGTTTTGGGAGTTTGGAAAAGCTTAAAAGCCTATATCTTGGAGGTAACAACTTAACTGGTACTATACCTGCTATTTTAAGTAATTTGACGAGCTTATTTGAGTTTGCAATTGAGAGTAACAACATTAAAGGAAGCATTCCAAGTGATTTATGGCGTCTTCCGAATATTATGATCTTGGAGCTTGGAGGGAATAATCTCACGGGGCCAATACCCCGAGAAATTTTCAATAGTTCCTCTTTAATAGTAATCTCCTTGGCTTATAATTCCTTCTTTGGAAATCTTCCATTAGATGATGAGGTTTTATGCCCTCATCTTGATACTCTGATCATTTCTGCCAACAAAATTAGTGGTCGAATCCCATCACATCTTTCAAATTGTTCCCAGTTCATTGACCTAGGTCTTAGTGGAAACTTGCTCTCTGGACCAATACCCAAAAGTCTTGGAGACTTGAAATATCTCCGAAAACTTTTTCTAAATGGTAATCAGCTGAGAGAGGAGCCTGGAGATGAAAAGTATAGTTTCCTTTCATCTTTATCTAATTGCAGATTTTTGGAAGAGTTGCGGATTTCTTACAATCCCTTGGATATTACTATTCCGGATTCCATTGGAAACTTTTCAGTTTCTCTTAACACCATTGATGCTTTTCAAAGCCAAATAAAGGGTCATATTCCTGTGGGAATTGGTTCCTTAGAAGGCTTGATCACGCTTGATTTGGGCAACAACAGTTTGATTGGAAACATACCGGCCACATTTGGGAGATTGGAGAACTTGCAAAGATTGTCTCTTGATAATAACAACATTGAAGGATTCATTCCAGAAGAATTATGTCAATTGCATAAATTGGGGGAATTGTCTCTCTCAAATAACAAAATCTTTGGATCCATCCCAAATTGCATTGGAAATCTTAGTCATTTGACAAAGCTAAACCTTAGTTCTAACAGATTGGAATCATcaataccattaaatttatggagCCTTGAAAGTATATCATCCTTGGATCTATCAATGAATTCCCTTGTTGGATATTTGTCTCCAAACATGAAAAAGGCAGATACTATTGAACATGTGGATTTGTCTCGAAACCAAATTGGTGGAAATATTCCAAGAATCATTGGAGCTTTTGAAAGCCTAAGGTATCTTGATTTGTCAATGAACTCATTTGAAGGAAACATTCCAGAGTCTTTTGGAAATTTGAGAGGATTGGATGTGTTAAACCTCTCATACAATAATCTCTTTGGTGTAATTCCTAAGTCTCTTGAGACGCTTTCATATCTCAAATATTTAAATGTTTCTTTTAATGAGTTATCTGGAGAGATTCCATTAGGTGGGCCTTTTGCAAACTTCACAGCTGAGTCATTTTTAGGAAATAGAGCACTTTGTGGGAATCCAACTTTCAAAGTTCCGCCTTGTCCAACTCCAGGCTCCAAAGGATCAAGGGCGAAACAAATTTTGCTCAAATATTTTCTTCCTATCATTGCTTCAATTGTATTCTTTGGTGCACTAATTTATATGTTGAGAAGACACCGAGACAGTAATATGCAGGTTCCAAGTTTACTTCATACAGTGCCTATGTTGGAGCATAGAATGATATCATATCAAGAGCTTTGCCGAGGAACAAACAATTTTTGTGAAAGTAACTTGCTTGGATCGGGAGGTTTTGGTTCTGTATATAAAGGAATATTATCCGACGGAATAATTGTTGCTGCCAAAGTTTTAAATTTGCAATTGGTTGATGCTTTTAAAAGCTTTGATACAGAATGCGAGGTATTGCGGGAAATTCGACATAGGAATCTTGTTAAAGTCATAAGCACTTGCTCCAACCCTGAATTTAGAGCTTTGGTACTTCAATACATGTCTAATGGCAGTCTTGAAAAGTGGTTATACTCTTTTAACTATTGCTTAAATCTTCTTCAAAGAGTAAACATTATGATTGATGTTGCATCAGCGTTGGATTATCTCCATCACGGTAATTCAGAATCTGTGGTGCACTGTGATTTGAAGCCTAGCAATATCCTTCTAGACGAGGACATGGTTGCACATGTTGGTGACTTCGGCATTGCAAAGATTTTAGTTAAAAACAAGGATGTGACACAAACCAAAACTCTTGGCACACTTGGCTATATTGCACCAG AGTATGGTTCAGACGGAAAAGTGTCCATCAAAGGTGACATTTATAGTTATGGTATAATATTGTTGGAGATAATCACAAGGAAGAAACCCACCAACGACATGTTTGCTGGAGGATTGACTTTGAGGCAATGGATAAATGCATCACTCCCTGACAACATGATGGAAGTTGTTGATAATGGTTTACTAAGAATAGAATCTGGAAGAGACGTAATTGCCACGCGAAGTATTCTTTTGTCCATCATGGAACTAGGCTTAAGGTGCTCTGAAGAGTTGCCAGATGAAAGAATCGATATCAAAGAAGTGCTTACTAAGCTTAGCAAAATCAAATTGAGATTGTTTGAAAATAGAAACAGGGGTATCTGA
- the LOC133853951 gene encoding uncharacterized protein LOC133853951, which translates to MSGRVRRKPRGYLLSMRQGPNESFGDYIWRFNQEKLDTESAPNDFIYSAIFRGLKKDEPLMAELALKPPKDLHAFMIKVDRYINQEETLQAFLGPQERQLEPSSSRKSSKKKKKSEAGQDSTSSDYKKVKKNFGDYKWTPLNATLTEVMMGKKTSESSSGPRPREEEERWHWRDYAPRQEERRERVREPAPRPREERRERSRSRARENNNIPIINTISGGFDGGGESSSARKAYARQLDDFEVYSVQKPPKARICDPVVVGFSDEDYAGVKLPHTDALVVSLTIANFQLRRILVDTGSSANILFKSAFDHMSIPREKVVPVVCHLLGFAGEKAVTSTPHSSMKFSTTKGVGVVKGDQREERRWYNLSLKNSPEIHNLGGKTKEDGK; encoded by the exons ATGTCAGGTAGGGTTAGGCGAAAACCCCGAGGGTACCTGCTTTCTATGCGCCAAGGTCCCAACGAGTCTTTCGGGGATTATATCTGGAGGTTCAACCAAGAGAAGTTGGACACTGAGAGCGCACCTAACGACTTCATCTATAGTGCCATTTTTCGAGGGCTAAAAAAGGATGAGCCCCTCATGGCAGAATTGGCACTAAAACCACCGAAAGACCTGCACGCCTTCATGATCAAGGTTGataggtacatcaaccaggaagaaacgcttCAAGCCTTCTTGGGCCCCCAGGAAAGACAGCTGGAACCTTCTTCATCCAGAAAGTCcagcaagaaaaagaagaagtccGAGGCGGGGCAGGACAGTACCTCCTCGGattataaaaaagtaaagaagaaTTTCGGGGATTATAAGTGGACCCCCCTGAATGCTACTCTCACTGAAGTCATGATG GGAAAAAAGACTTCAGAATCGAGCTCGGGCCCCAGgccaagagaagaagaagaaaggtggCATTGGAGAGATTATGCCCCGAGACAAGAAGAAAGGCGAGAAAGGGTAAGGGAGCCCGCTCCTAGGCCAAGAGAGGAGAGGCGCGAAAGGAGCAGGAGTAGGGCCCGAGAGAACAACAACATCCCGATAATCAATACCATTTCGGGTGGGTTCGACGGAGGAGGAGAGTCAAGTTCGGCTCGGAAGGCTTATGCTAGACAGTTGGACGATTTTGAGGTGTATTCGGTGCAGAAGCCTCCAAAGGCCCGAATATGCGATCCTGTAGTTGTTGGGTTCTCGGATGAAGATTATGCGGGAGTGAAACTCCCGCATACCGACGCCCTTGTTGTATCGTTGACTATTGCCAACTTTCAACTTCGGCGGATACTGGTGGATACAGGAAGTTCGGCTAATATTCTATTCAAATCAGCCTTCGATCATATGAGTATCCCCCGAGAAAAGGTGGTCCCAGTGGTGTGTCATTTGTTGGGCTTTGCAGGTGAGAAG GCCGTCACTTCAACCCCGCATTCGAGTATGAAGTTTTCGACCACTAAAGGAGTCGGGGTTGTGAAAGGAGACCAGAGGGAGGAAAGAAGATGGTACAACCTCTCTTTGAAGAATTCCCCCGAGATTCACAATCTCGGGGGAAAAACCAAAGAAGATGGGAAATAG